A single window of Pectobacterium parmentieri DNA harbors:
- a CDS encoding siderophore-interacting protein, which translates to MSLANRTTSSAYRLFNVCLESKTLLSPSLVRCVFTGPEVRQMKLDAPDQRIKLLFASESGEQVPMAVSDTWYQDYLALPREHRPILRTYTLRSVSRESQQAAIDFVLHGDTGPASSWASHAKPGDALQIVAPNAEADGDSGGYEWTPHDGVEQVLLIADETALPAVMGILEQLAAQPSPPSVQAFLEVPKAADCVTLGDFPFAQIHWLPREETGSTIWGERLLAAVRQDVKIPASACTNCDETAQETPEDALLWERATAHRPFYAWAAGESSAIKRLRRYLLDERHLDKETINFMAYWSHR; encoded by the coding sequence ATGTCTTTAGCTAATCGCACGACGTCTTCAGCCTATCGGTTGTTCAATGTATGTTTAGAGAGCAAGACGCTGCTCTCGCCCTCGCTTGTTCGCTGTGTGTTCACCGGCCCGGAAGTGCGCCAGATGAAACTGGACGCGCCGGATCAGCGCATCAAACTGCTGTTCGCCAGCGAAAGCGGGGAACAGGTGCCGATGGCGGTAAGCGACACATGGTATCAGGACTATCTGGCGCTACCGCGTGAGCACCGTCCGATTCTGCGCACCTATACGCTGCGTTCTGTCTCACGTGAATCACAGCAGGCGGCGATCGATTTTGTGCTGCATGGTGATACCGGGCCTGCCTCAAGCTGGGCGAGTCATGCTAAGCCGGGCGACGCGCTACAGATCGTCGCGCCCAACGCGGAAGCCGATGGCGACAGCGGTGGCTATGAATGGACACCGCACGATGGTGTGGAGCAGGTGCTGTTGATTGCGGATGAAACGGCGCTGCCAGCAGTTATGGGGATTCTTGAGCAACTGGCTGCTCAACCTTCCCCGCCATCGGTACAGGCTTTTCTTGAAGTGCCGAAAGCGGCCGACTGCGTGACATTGGGCGACTTCCCTTTTGCCCAGATTCACTGGCTGCCGCGTGAGGAAACTGGCAGCACAATATGGGGTGAACGCCTGCTAGCTGCGGTGCGACAGGATGTGAAAATCCCCGCCAGCGCCTGCACTAACTGTGATGAAACGGCACAGGAAACGCCGGAAGACGCGCTACTGTGGGAGCGGGCAACGGCACATCGCCCGTTTTACGCTTGGGCGGCGGGAGAGTCTTCCGCCATCAAACGGCTGCGCCGCTACCTGCTCGACGAGCGCCACCTCGATAAAGAAACGATCAACTTTATGGCTTACTGGTCGCATCGCTAA
- a CDS encoding LysE family translocator has product MILTESLIAFTFAATLLTLTPGLDTALILRTATVEGSKKAFHAAFGIQVGCLIWGAMVAFGLGTLIAASELAYNILKWCGAAYLCWLGLQMLLKPRTELVMTASQDAPKNQNWFLRGMLGNVLNPKIGVFYVSFLPQFIPADHSVVLWTYLLVLIHVFIGTLWSSTLIAATRPLARFPRRGSVVKWMDRTTGVVFLAFAARLAFSRR; this is encoded by the coding sequence GTGATCTTGACCGAATCGCTGATTGCTTTTACGTTTGCCGCGACGCTCCTGACTTTGACGCCGGGTTTGGATACGGCGCTGATTTTACGTACCGCTACTGTTGAAGGCAGTAAGAAAGCCTTCCATGCCGCGTTTGGTATTCAGGTTGGCTGCCTGATTTGGGGCGCGATGGTGGCGTTTGGTCTGGGAACGCTGATCGCTGCGTCGGAGCTGGCCTATAACATCCTGAAATGGTGCGGTGCGGCGTATCTCTGCTGGCTGGGTCTGCAAATGCTCCTGAAACCCAGAACCGAGCTGGTGATGACGGCGTCACAAGACGCACCGAAGAATCAGAACTGGTTTCTCCGCGGTATGCTGGGCAACGTACTCAATCCGAAAATCGGTGTGTTCTACGTTTCATTCCTGCCGCAGTTTATCCCTGCCGATCATTCGGTGGTGCTGTGGACTTACCTGCTCGTACTGATTCATGTCTTTATTGGCACGCTGTGGTCGTCTACGCTGATCGCTGCGACACGCCCGCTGGCGCGCTTTCCACGTCGTGGCTCGGTGGTTAAATGGATGGATCGAACAACGGGCGTTGTCTTTTTAGCGTTTGCTGCACGTCTGGCTTTTTCCCGGCGGTAG
- a CDS encoding CbrC family protein produces MNTPFPSFRYHPNPLSTGSIKAADDVCLCCNQARGYVYTASCYTAHKLPEKKFCPWCIADGSAAARYDMHFSDEHPLFSEGIAVEIIEEVCSRTPGYSSWQQEIWLSCCDDACAFAGDASREELVALGAEALAVQFADFSWPLETWKNVVESYQPGGETALYRFECLHCQKVHYGIDFS; encoded by the coding sequence ATGAATACACCTTTCCCTTCTTTCCGTTATCACCCTAATCCGTTATCGACCGGGAGTATCAAAGCGGCTGATGATGTCTGCCTATGTTGCAATCAGGCACGTGGCTATGTTTATACGGCTTCGTGCTATACCGCGCATAAGCTGCCTGAAAAGAAATTTTGCCCTTGGTGTATTGCAGATGGTAGCGCGGCAGCACGCTATGACATGCACTTTTCTGACGAGCACCCACTGTTCAGTGAAGGTATCGCCGTGGAGATCATTGAGGAGGTATGCAGCCGTACACCGGGTTATTCTTCCTGGCAACAGGAAATCTGGCTCTCATGCTGCGACGATGCCTGTGCATTTGCGGGGGATGCCAGCCGTGAAGAGCTTGTCGCATTGGGGGCAGAGGCGTTAGCGGTGCAATTTGCGGATTTTTCGTGGCCGTTGGAAACGTGGAAGAACGTGGTTGAGTCCTATCAGCCCGGTGGCGAAACGGCGCTTTACCGTTTTGAATGCTTACACTGTCAGAAGGTGCATTACGGGATTGATTTCTCCTGA